The Polyangium mundeleinium genome contains the following window.
TTGCATGGAGGGGCATCCGCGCGATGATCTCGCCCAGGAGAGCCGCCTGCTGCTCGTGCAACGCACGCTCGAAGGGACGAGCGAGGGCGATTGGTCGAGCACCGGCACGGCCGTGTTCGCCGACGATCCGTACAGGCCCGTGCCCGTCACGCCGAAGCCGCGCATGGGCGGCCTGCAAAGCGCGGTCGTCGTCGGGCCTCCCGGCGAGGAGATCCACGTCGATGAGTACGGCCGCGTGCGCGTGCAATTCCACTGGGATCGCGAAGGCAAGTACACCGACGAGAGCTCGTGCTGGATCCGCGTGAGCCAGGTATGGGCCGGGCGCGGGTATGGAAACGTCGCGATCCCGCGCGTCGGGCAGGAGGTCCTCGTCGATTTCCTCGAAGGGGATCCCGACCAGCCGATCATCGTCGGCCGCGTCTTCAACGGGACTTCGCCGCACCCGTACAAGCTGCCCGATCACAAGACGAAGACGTCGTGGAAGAGCGACAGCTCGCCCGGATCCGGCGGCTTCAACGAGATCACCTTCGAGGATGCCAAGGGGCGCGAGAAGGTGTTCATGCACGCGCAAAAGGACCGCGAGGAGGTCGTCCGGGAGAAACACACGCTCCAGGTCGGCGCGGATCTCGACGTGCAGGTCGGTGAGCGCGAGACGCGCAAGGTCGGCAAGGATCAGACGCTCCACGTCGTCGGAAGCCGCACGACGCGCGTCGAGCAGAGTGATGTGCTCGTCGTCGGCGGCGAGTGCCATATCCAGGTCGGCGAGACGGGCGCGTCGCTCTCGAACGACAGGGTCGTGCTCTCGACGGGCAAGGCATCGCTGACGCTCGCGGGCGGCGACATCTTCCTCGACGCGAGCGGCAGCATCAAGGTGAGCGCCGGCGGGCTCGCGGGGCTCGCGGGGCGCGAGGTGCACATCGACGGCGCGCCGAACGTCCTGCTCAACACCGCGGGCGCGAGCTCGCCCGTGCCGATGTCCCTCGGCGCGGCCGAGATCAACCTCGCCGATCTCTCGTTCCCCGAAGCCGTGAACAACGCGGCGAAGGCGCTCCAGGCGAAGATCTTCGACGAGATCCCGGGCGGCTTCGACGAACAAGCCGTCGAGGGCGCGTTGCGGCGACTGCTCGAAGAGCCGCCCGCCTCGATCGGGGACGCGCCGGGGTATTTGATGGTGCCCGAGGCCATCAACGAGCAACTCCAGGCGGCGATCGACAAGGTGCTCGGCGTGCCGGGCGTGATCGTGGACGACATCCTCGATCGCGTGGCGCTCGAACAGAAAAAACTCCAGGAGCGCATCGATCAGATCCGCGCGCGGGCCGGCGAGATCGCGGGCGACGTGCAGGAGAAGATCCGCGGCGCGGTCGAGGATCTGCGCGCGCGGGCCGAAGCCGCGAAGCAGATGGCCATCGCGAAGTTCCAGGAGGTGAAGGCCAAGCTCGAAGCCGCGAAGGCGCAGGTGCAGGCCAAGATCCAGGAGCTGCGCGGCAAGCTCGAAGAGGCCAAGGCGCGGGCCGTGGCGATCGTCGAGGAGTTCAAGGGCAAGCTCGAAGCGGCGAAGGCGGCGGTGCTCGGCAAGGTGACCGAGGTGAAGGAGAAGTTCGCCGAGGCCAAGGCGCGGGTGACGGCCAAGATCGACGAGATCAAGGGCCGCATCGAGGCCGTGAAAGAGCAGGCCAAGGCCAAGATCGAGGAGATCAAGGGCCGCATCAACGACATCAAGGAGCAGGCCAAGGCCAAGGTGCAGGAGATCAAGGAGCGCGTGATCGCGCTCAAGGATCAGGCCGTCGAGCGCTTCCAGGAGATGAAGAAGCAGGCGGGCGAGATCCTCGAGATGGCCAAGACGCAGGTCGAAGCCGCGAAGGCCCGCGTGCAGGAGCTCAAGGCGCGGATCGAAGGCGCCAAGGAAGAGGTCAAGCAGAAGGTCCAGGAGTGGAAGGGCAAGGTCGAGGAGTGGAAGGCCCAGGCGAAGGCCAAGGTCGAGGAGGTCAAGGCGCAAGCCAAGGCCGTCGTCGACGAGGTGAAGGGCCAGATCGAGAGCGCGAAGGAGACGGTCAAGCAAACCATCGCGGACGCGAAGGAGATGGTCGCCGACGTGAAGGCCATCCCGAAGGAGTTCGTCGCCGAGACGAAGGCCGCGTGGAACGAGATCAAGACCGACGCGAAGGAGACCTGGAACCAGACCAAGGCCGAGGCGAAAGAGACCTGGGAAGAGGCCAAGGAGACCTGGAAGCAGACCAAGGCCGAGGCGAAGGAGACCTGGAACCAGACGAAGGAAGGCGCCAAGCAGACGGTCGAGGACGCCAAGGAAGCCTGGAAGCAGACCAAGACCGAGGCGAAAGAGACCTGGAACCAGACGAAGGACGAGTTCAAGCAGGCGGGGCAGGACGCGAAGGACGCCTGGAAGGACATCAAGGGCGACGCGAAGGACGCCTGGGGCGACATCAAGAACGAGGCCGAGGACTTCTGGGGGGACCTCAAGGGTCAGGGCAAAGACGCGGCCGAGGGGACGAAGGACACGCTCGGCGCGGCCCAGGAGCAAGGCCAGGGCGCACTCGGTGACGTGAAGGGCGCGTTGCAAAACGCGTTCGGCGGGAACGGCTCGAATGCGCTTTCAGGCCCGCAGGTGAGCCTCGGCCAGGGCGCGACGCCGGACGGCGGATCGCTCGGGCAGATCCTCTCGCGCGCCGGCGGGTTCACGGGCGACGACGTCGCGTCCGCGGTCAACGGCGGCTCGAAGGGCGCCACGATCCTGCAGAGCCCCGGCGAGGGGCAGCTCTTCGTGATGAAGACGCAGGGCGCGATGCCGGTCTCGGGCGCCGAGCTGGAGGCGAACCTCGTCGAGGCGCAGATGAACGGGTTTTCGTCGAGCGACGCGTTCGTCCACACCCTCACGAAGAAGGGATACGTGGTGTACGAGCGGCCCTGGGGCGAGCTCGCCGAGGCGTTCGTGAAGCGCGCTGCGGTCATTTAGAGCATCGATCGTTCGATGCTCGGAAGATCGCGAAGCGATCTTCCCTCGGGGGGTGAATCGTCCGGGCTTTGCCCGGACGAGAGGGGGACGCGAGGCGGCCCCCTCGGGACTAGGAGAGAAGAGAGAGCGAATGTCGCGATACGAGAGCCGAGACGTCTCCTTCGACGTACCCCGCCACTGGGAAGACCGGACGATGGTGGCGTTCGCCGCCACGCCGCGGCCCGGACAATCCACGGCGCCAAACGTGGTCATGACCCGCGACGTGCTCTCCCCCGAGGAGACACTCGTGTCCTACGCGGACAAACAGCTCGCCGAGCTGGGCAAGCGCCTCGAAGGGTTCGAGCTCGTGGATCGGAAGGAGCGGACGCTCGGCGGTCAGCCGGGGATCGAGCTGCATTTCACGTGGCGTGCGCAAGCGGGCGAGCTCGAGCAGCGGCTCGCGATGGCGCTCGGGCGGCGGCGCACGGTCTTTTGCTTCAATGCGACCGCGGCCAAGGTCGACGCGGATCAGATGAACCCGCTCTTCGATCGGATCCTGTCCACGGTGCGTTTCCCCCGTCCGGGGGAGGAGGCGTGAGGAGGACACAATGACCACGGGTCATCTCGCGGCGAAGGTCGGTTCGAGGCTCGCGCACGCGGCCATGCCGCTCGTGACGCCGAGCCAGGCGATGGTCGCGGCGACGCTCGGCAGCGAGGTCGTGGGGCCGGCGGGGCTCGGCGGCGCGGGCGCGGCGAGCCTCGGCGCGGGCATCGGCGCGGCGCCGGCTGGGACGATGATCTCGATCGTGGACATGGTCCCCATCCTCACGACAGGCGTCGTGGCGACGGGCGCGGCGGACGTGATGCTCGGGCCGGGCCAGATGGCCGTGCTCGCCCCTTCCCTGCCCCAGCCGTGCGGGCCCCACGTGGCGCAGCCCATCGTCGCGGGGAGCCCGAGCGTGCTCGTGCGCGGGATGCAGCTCGTGCGGGTCGGCGACAAGACGAGCTGCGGCGCGACGGTCTGCGACGGGGTGAAGAGCGTCGTCGTGGGCGGCGCGGCCGCGGCGCCGAAGCCGGTGTCGCTGAACGATCTCGCGGGGTCGCTCGGCGCCGTCGTGCTCGGCGCGGTGCTGACGAAGACGGGCGCGGTGGAGCGGATGAACGAGCTCGGCGCGGCGCTCGTGGAGGGCGCGGAGAAGGTCTCGGCGGCGGCCGACAAGGTCACGGGCGCGGTCGGCAAGACGCTCGACAAGGCGCAGGCCAAGGCCGACAAGGCGCTCGACAAGGCGCAGGGCAAGGCGAACGCGGCGCTCGACAAGGTCGACACGAAGGTGAACGCGGCGCTCGACAAGGTCACGGGCGCGGTCGGCAAGACGCTCGACAAGGCGGAAGCGAAGTACGAAAAGGCGCTCGATAAGGCGACGGGCGCCGTGACGGGCACGATCGACAAGGCCACGGGCGCCGTGACGGGCACGATCGACAAGGTCACGGGCGCGGTCGACAAGACGCTCGGAAAAACCCTCGGCGCCGCGGAGAAGGCCGCCGACAAGGCAGGCGCCGCGGTGGACAAGGTCGCGGGCGCGGCGGGTGCGGCGCTCGGCAAGGTCGGGGATCTCGTGGGCTCCGTGGGCGGTGCGCTCGAATCGATCCTCGGCGGCGCGCTCCTCTTCGGCGGCGGAAAATAGGCGCGCCTGCGTGGCCGAGGGGACCGATGTCGCTCGGAAAGGCCCCAAACCCCGCCGGGTGCGTCGCGTGCTGAGCATCGTCCTCGGGACGCTCGTCGCGCTCTACCTCCTGCTCTGCTGGCTGCTCTACGCGGCCCAGCGCCGCATCGTCTTTCCCGCGCCCACGGTGGGCCGCACGCCCGCCGGAACCTTTGAGCTCCTGCGGATCGACGGCGGCACGCCCATGCTCTTCCGGCCGCCGCCGGCGCGTGGCCCCGTGGTCGTGTATTTCCACGGAAACGGCGAGCAGATCGCCGATAGCGCGTGGCTCGTGGATCTTTTCGCGCGCGCGGGCGCGGGGTTCGCGGCGATCGAGTATCCCGGCTACGGGCTCGCGCGGGGCCTCGGCGAGCCGAGCGAAAAAGCGCTCTTCGACGCGGCCGAGCGCGGGATCGGGCACCTCGTCGAGCATCGGGGGATCCCGCGGGGCGACCTCGTGCTCGCGGGACAATCGCTCGGCACGGGCGTGGCGATGGAGATGGCCGCGCGGGGCCATGGCGCGCGGGTCCTCTTGCTCTGCCCGTTCACGTCCTTGCCCGACGTGGGCGCGCGAATCTTCCCGTTTTTGCCGGTGCGGCTCCTCCTGCAGGATCGATTCGACTCGGCCGCGCGGGCCGCGGGCGTGAATGTGCCCGTCCTCGTCGTGCACGGCACCGACGACGAGCTCATCCCCGTGGAGCTCGGCAAGAAGCTCGTGGCGCGCCTGCCGCGCGGGCGATTCATGGCCGTCGCAGGCGCGCACCACAACGATCTTTGGCACTTCGACGAGGTCGAGGAAGAGGTCGTCCCGTTCGTGCTCGGAAAACGCGACGACGCGCCCTGAGCGGGCCCTTCAATCGTCGTCCGGCTCGACCGTGAGCCGGAGCGGCATCCCGTACTCGCGCGCGTGCTCCTGGACGAGCTTCGCCTTCGTCTCGGCCACGTCCTTCGTGTAGACGCCGGCCACGCCGCGGCCCGTGGCGTGCACGACGAGCATGAAGCTCAGCGCGGAGGTCTCATCCATGTGGAAGAAGCGGACGAGCACGTCGACCACGAACCATTTCGTCGTGTAGTTGTCGTTGTGGAAGACGACCTGCCAGCGCTTCGCCTTCTCGACCTTGCGCTTTTGCTCCACGGCGAGATCGGAGTCCGTGTCGTCTCGCCTTCGCTTCGGATCGTTCGCCATGGCCGAGCGGGGATCTTATCCGCGCGCTCGCCCTCCACAAGCCTCGCTTCGGCGCGTGCGCTACGCTCGGGCGTGACCTCGTCGTCGTCGCTCTCCGCCTCTTCCAGCTCCGAAGCGGAAGACCTCGCCCCCGCCTCGCGCCTCGCGCGGCTGCTCGACGGCCGGCGTATCGTCGCGCTCGCCGGCGCGGGCATGAGCACGGAGTCGGGCATCCCCGATTATCGGGGCCCCGAGACGGCGCGCCGCGCCCGCAATCCGATGCAAGCGCGCCAGTTCTTGCACGAGCCCGCGTCGCGGGCGCGGTACTGGGCGCGCAGCATGAACGGCTGGCCCCGGATCGCCGCGGCCCGGCCGAACCCGGCACACGAAGCGCTCGCCGCGCTCGAACGCGCCGGTCGGCTCGCGGGCACGATCACGCAGAACGTCGACGGGCTGCACCAGGCCGCGGGCAACGAGCGCGTGGTCGAGCTGCACGGCGCGCTCGCCCGCGTCCGTTGCCTCGGCTGCGGCGTGATCGAGCCGCGCGCTGCTTTGCAGGAGCGTCTCATCGCGGAAAACCCTTCGTATTACAGGTGGGGCACGGCCCTCGCGCCCGACGGCGACGCCGACCTCGACCATGACGCGTTCGCCGATTTCCACGTCCCCGTTTGTCTCGGCTGCGGCGGCACGCTCAAACCCGACGTCGTTTTTTTCGGCGAGAACGTGCCGGCGCGCGTCACCGAGGCCGCCTGGGCGCTCTTCGACGAGGCCGAGGCGCTGCTCGTCGTGGGCTCGTCGCTCACGGTGTTCTCGGGGTATCGGTTCGTGCGTCGGGCGAGCGAGCGCGGCGTGCCCGTGGCCATTGTGAACCTCGGCCCGACGCGCGGCGACGAACACGCGGCTTTGTGCGTCGATGCGCGCCTCGGCGAGCTTTTGCCGCGGCTCGTGGCGACGCTCGGCGCGTGAGGCCCCGCGCGCTGGGGCGCCCTGGTAACGTCAGAAACCAGACCGATAAGTCCAGTGACCAAAACGCCTTGATCTCAGACTGCCTTCATGCATCATGGAAGGTTGGACTGGAGGCGCTCACTCATGGCTTATGGTTCCGGACCGACGAGAACCTCATCATCCCGGGGGCTTCTCCCCCTCTTCGTGGTGCCTTTTCTTTTCCTGCTCGTCGCCTGCAGTCAGGGGATTGACGATCTGCCGCCGCGGGGGTCGGAGCCTTCGGGGGGCGGCGAGAATGGCGCGGGGGGCACGGGAGAGGGCGGCAGCGGCCAGGGCGGGGACGGCGGGGGATCGGGCGGCGCGCCTGCCGTCTGTCAGGAGGGACAGAAGAAGACCTGCACCGTGCAGCTCGGCGAGCACAATGGTGTGAAGTCGTGCTTCAAGGGCGTCCACGTCTGCCAGAATGGCGCGTGGAGCCCGTGCCAGGAGGACAAGGCTCCCTTCGCCCCGGGCGGCGCTTCTAGCGAAAAACCCGCTCCTCCGGGCAGCAACAACGTCCTCGCCAATTGCGCGAACAATCCCTGTGATCCTTCGTGCCAGGTCTTCGACGAGGACCCGCCCGGCGGCCTCAAGCCGTTCGCGCAGACGCCCATCTTCACGTGGCAGACCGGGGATATCGGCAATTATCCGGCGGACCTCGCCGCGCAGGGCGTGGCCCAGCCTTGTGCCCAGGGCGTGGACTGCCAGTTCAATCAATACTGCTCGGCGCCGGTGTTCGGCACGTGCAATCACAACAAATGCGCCGTCGGCGCTCCGCTCGGGGTTGGCTGCGATCCCTGCGTGGACGACATCTGCGCCATCGACCCGACCTGCTGCGAGACGACGTACGGCGGTACATGCGCGCACGATTATTGCGAAGTCGGCGCGAAGCTCACGGACGGCTGCGATCCGTGCGTCAGCTCGATCTGCGACGTCGATCCGAGGTGCTGCGGCCTGCCGGCGTGGGGCTCCTGCAGCCACGACTATTGCAAGACGGGGACCTCGCTCACGACGGCGTGTGATCCGTGCGCGTCGACCGTCTGCGCCGACGATCCGAAGTGCTGCAACCTGGGCACGACCGGCACGTGCGCGCACGGGTATTGCTCGACGGGCAATCCGCTCGTCCCGGGCTGCCATTCGTGCGTGGCGCAGATCTGCGCCGCCGAGCCGAAGTGTTGCGACTTCACGCCCGGCACGGTCGCCTGCGCGCACGACTACTGCTCCACGGGCACCAAGCTCAACACGGCCTGCGATCCTTGTGTCGCCGCGGTGTGCGCCGTGCAGCCGAGCTGCTGCACCGGAAGCGGCAACGCGTGGAGCTCGACCTGCGTGAACCTCGTCGCGTCGGTCTGCCAGCAGAACGACAGGTGTCCTTCGCCGAAATGGACGTCGTCCTGCGTGGACAAGGTCGCGACCGTCTGCGGAAACTCGTGCACCGCGGGCTGGACGCAGCGGTGTGTCGACAAGGTCCCCGCCTTGTGCGGCAAAACCTGCGATCCGTCGACCTGGACCGCGTCCTGCGTGGACAAGGTCGGCAGCGTGTGCGGCAAATCGTGCGGACCGTTCGAGTGGGACTCCGCCTGCGTGGGCATGGTCGACACCGTCTGCGGCGCGAAGTGCTACCAGGATCCGCCTTGCTCCCACAACAAGTGCGATTCGGGCGAGAAGCTCGCTCCGGCGTGTGACTCGTGCGTCGCCACGATCTGCCAGGAGCTGCCCGATTGCTGCAACGTTGCCTGGACGAACCTCTGCGTCGACCGCGTGAAGACGCTGTGCGGCCAGGGTTGCCCGGTCAAGGGCGACTGCGTGCCCTGGTTGCCTGGCCAAACGGATCCGGACTGCGCCGGCTACGACCTTTCGATCGGCGTCCCCTGCAGCGGATCGGTGCCGGTGTGCAACCACGGAAACGCCACGGTCCCCGCGGGCGTGAAGCTCATCCATTACGCTGCGGGCTCCGGCCAGTTCGGTAAGTGCAGCCCGAACCAGGCGCTTGCCGGCGTCCAGAGCTGCTCCACACCGAGCCCCATTCCCCCCGGCAAGTGCATCAACGTGCCGGCGGCGAGCTGCGGCCTCAGCGCCGCGAAGCGCGAGATCATGGTGAACCCGCCGAGCTACGGCGGCTACACGCAGCTCGACGAATGCCAGTGCCTCGACAACTGGGCGTCGTTCGCGCCGAACGTCGCCTGCGGCTCGCCGAGCTGCTCGAATACGACGACCGCGACGGTCAAGCGCGTGAACATGTTCATCGCCCTCGACCGCTCCGGCTCGATGACCACGAACATCGGCGGCGGCGAGACGCGCTGGTCGGCGACCGTGAAGGCACTGAAGAAGTTCGTCCAGGATCCCGGCTCGGCGGGCCTCGGCGTCGCGCTCCGGTTCTGGCCCGACAACGCGCCGGTCTCGGGCTGCAACGACACCACGTGCAGCGCCACGGCCTGCCGCTCGCCGCTCGTCGACGTCGGCGTCCTGACGCTCCAATCCGCGCCGACGGACGCCCAGGAGAAGAAGCTCGTCGACGCGCTGGACGCGAAATCGCCGAACGGCAACACGCCCATGTACCCCGCGCTCTCGGGCGCGACGCAATGGGCCATCAATTACAAGAACGCGAACCCCAACGAGGACGCCATCGTGGTCTTCGCGACCGATGGGGATCCGGTCGGCTGCAACGAAAGCGAGACGGACATCTCCGACCTCGCGGGCACGGCGTTCTCGACCAAGGGCATCAAGACGTACGCGATCGGCATCCAGGGCGCGAACCAGAACTTCATGAACCAGATCGCGTCGAAGGGCGGCACGAAAAAAGGCTTTTTCGTCGCGTCCGGCGGGAACGTCGAAAACGAGCTGCTCTCGGCGCTGATCCAGATCAAGGGCGACACCCTCTCGTGTGACTTCGTCGTGCCGAACGGCGGCGTCTACGATCCGAGCGCCGCGAAGGTCACGTTCACGCCCACCTCCGGCGCGCCGGTCGTCCTCGCCAACCTGGCCTCCGCGGCGGGCTGCGGGGCGGGCTGGTATTACGACGACCCGGCGAACCCGGCCCAGCTCAAGCTCTGCCCCTCGACCTGCCAGACGGTCCTCAACGACGCGGGCGCCAAGCTCTCCGTCGATCTCGGCTGCCCCGGCGGCTACGATCCCGCGACGTTCACGTACAAGTACGAGGCGGTTTGTCCGCAGGGCACCACGGTGCAATGGGGCTTCCTCGCGTACGACACGCTCACGGCCGCCGATACGAACGTGGTGTTCAAGGCGCGCACGGCGACCACACAAGCGGGCCTCGCCGCCGCGACGTACAAGAACCTCGCGACCGCGCAGGCCTCGCCCAACACGCAGGTCTGCCTGATGAGCGGCCCGGCGCCGTGCCCGCTCTCCTTCTTCGACAAACTGGGCGCGGGCGACGCCCGGCAGAGCCACCTCGAGCTCTCGATCACCTTGAATCCCGCGTCGAACAAGAGCGCGGCGGCCATCGTGAAGAGCTGGGATCTCAGCTACTCCTGCCCGGACTCCGAATGAAACGATCGATCCTCGTCTTGGGTCTCCTCGGGACAGCCCTCGTCGCGTGCGGCGAGGGCGCGGGGCTCCCGCCGCGGAGCAATGGATCTTCGAGCAGCACGTCCTCCAGCGCAGGGCCCGGGGGCGCGGGTGGACAAGGCGGAGAGGGCGGCGTCGGGGGTGTCGGCGGGCAAGGTGGAGCCGGTGGGCAAGGCGGCGCCGGCGGCAAGCCCGTGCCCGTCTGCGGCGATGACGCGCTCGATTCCGGCGAGGAGTGCGACGACGGGAACAACGAGGCCGGGGATGGTTGCTCGCCGGAATGCACCGTGGAGCTCGGCGAGAGCGAGCCCAACGACACCCCGGGCCAGGCGAGCCCCTACAAGGACCCCTTCCCGGCCCAAATCGCACCCGAAGGGGATGTCGATTTCGTCTCCTTCACCGTCGCGGCCGCGAACACGAGCGTGATCGCGCGGATCCTCGACGTCGGCGACGGCGGCTGCGCCACGGGCGTGATCGACACGATCCTCGAGGTCCGCGGGGCGGACGGGACGACCGTCCTCGCGAGCGACGACGACGCCGGGGAGGGAGCTTGCTCCCGCGCCGTCCTGCCGAGCCTCGCGCCCGGGTCTTATTTCGCGCGCGTCGTGGCCTCGGGCGCCGCGCCGAGCCCCACGTTCTTGTATCGATTGCGCATCGACCAGGTCGCCGACGTCTGCGGCGACGGGCAGAAGACGCCCGCCGAGGCCTGCGACGACGGCAATACGGATGCGGGCGACGGGTGCAGCCCGACCTGCTCGATCGAAATCACGGAGACCGAGCCGAACGACACCCCCGCGACGGCCAACGCCTTCGCGGCGCCGTGGAACGGGGTGCTCACGCCGCTCGGGGACGTCGACGTGGTGTCCGTGGTCCTCTCCGGCCCCGCTTCGAGCCTGACGGCGACCACGACCGATCAAGGCACGAATGCCTGCGCGGCGAAGACGCTCGACACGATCGTCGACATCCTCGCGCCCGATGGCACGACCGTGCTCGCCACGGGCGACGACATCGTCGGCAACTGCGGGGCCGCGCTCGCGCAGAACCTCGCCGCAGGCACGTACTTCGTACGCATGCGCGGCGGCTCCCTCGCCGGAGACCCGAGCCCGTACGGCATTCAGATCGTCATCCAGTGAGTTTTTTTTCCGCGCGCACCTCAGCGCGGCAGGCAGCTCCGGCAGCGATCGGCGGCATCCGCGGGGAGCGACGAGCACCGATCACGGAGACGCGACACGAGCTTCACGTAATCAGGATCGTCCTTCAGGACGGCGAGCGCGGATGTGACTTGCTCGGCGCGCGTCCGGTTTCTCCCCTGGAACCCGTCCGGGAGCGAGAAGGCGAGCTCGTAGAACGCCTCGGCCTGGGCCACGAGGTAGGCGCGCGGCGGCGGGCCTTCGAGCTCTGCGTGGAAGAGGATGTCGTTCGTGATCCACTGGAGCCGCGTCGCGCGCCCGCCCGCGCCCTCGCGGGCCTTCTGCGAATAGACCCGCGCCTCCTCGATGCGCCCGAGCTCCTTCTCGAGCGCCGAGATCATCGAGTACCAGTAATGCGGCGTGTCCGAGCGCTCGGCCTCCGCCTTCAGCATCTTTCGCGCTTCGTCGTGCGCGCCCACGCGCCGCAGGAGATACGACGCCGTCGAGACGACCGAATACCGTTCGTCGGACGTCTTTGCCTCGTGATCGGCGTGTAGAGCAGCAGCGAGCACGTCGGCCCGGAGCGGCTCGGGCACGGGGCCGCTCGGGTTTTCGTGCCGGAAGAAATCGATCGAGGGCGCCACGGCCGCGAGCCGCACGTCGACGGAGGCGCCCTCGCGGGACCGGAGCGACGCCGCGGCCGCGAGCCATTTTGCTTTCCACGCGAGATAGGCCGCGTCCTTGGGATCGGCGGCGAGCCAGGCCGCGAGCGCTTCGGCGCGGTGATTGACGAGCGCGCGCGCGGCCCACGTGGTCTCGGCGTTC
Protein-coding sequences here:
- the tssI gene encoding type VI secretion system tip protein TssI/VgrG — translated: MENLELRFAAKDINLSVRSFSVVEEMSTLFDVSLVARSADEDIDLDALVGNGAGFKVAGGLAWTGVVQFAEQIEVEPDGLSTYFLRIVPALWRTSQRRNQRIFQHLSIPDITKKLLADWEIEPVLELDAGTFPKLAYRVQYGETDFAFLSRLLEEAGISYHFRPPDPGSETPSKLVLVTDPTVREAGAPLLYVNNLDHAKSRDAITHVKVSHQVRQGRMTLRDHDFRRRPDFQLIAEAKSTFDQEDRYESYSYVPGAFVVDPGRVDEREAKALAARRLDGARQGRRKVLFQTTALGLSPGDVFCMEGHPRDDLAQESRLLLVQRTLEGTSEGDWSSTGTAVFADDPYRPVPVTPKPRMGGLQSAVVVGPPGEEIHVDEYGRVRVQFHWDREGKYTDESSCWIRVSQVWAGRGYGNVAIPRVGQEVLVDFLEGDPDQPIIVGRVFNGTSPHPYKLPDHKTKTSWKSDSSPGSGGFNEITFEDAKGREKVFMHAQKDREEVVREKHTLQVGADLDVQVGERETRKVGKDQTLHVVGSRTTRVEQSDVLVVGGECHIQVGETGASLSNDRVVLSTGKASLTLAGGDIFLDASGSIKVSAGGLAGLAGREVHIDGAPNVLLNTAGASSPVPMSLGAAEINLADLSFPEAVNNAAKALQAKIFDEIPGGFDEQAVEGALRRLLEEPPASIGDAPGYLMVPEAINEQLQAAIDKVLGVPGVIVDDILDRVALEQKKLQERIDQIRARAGEIAGDVQEKIRGAVEDLRARAEAAKQMAIAKFQEVKAKLEAAKAQVQAKIQELRGKLEEAKARAVAIVEEFKGKLEAAKAAVLGKVTEVKEKFAEAKARVTAKIDEIKGRIEAVKEQAKAKIEEIKGRINDIKEQAKAKVQEIKERVIALKDQAVERFQEMKKQAGEILEMAKTQVEAAKARVQELKARIEGAKEEVKQKVQEWKGKVEEWKAQAKAKVEEVKAQAKAVVDEVKGQIESAKETVKQTIADAKEMVADVKAIPKEFVAETKAAWNEIKTDAKETWNQTKAEAKETWEEAKETWKQTKAEAKETWNQTKEGAKQTVEDAKEAWKQTKTEAKETWNQTKDEFKQAGQDAKDAWKDIKGDAKDAWGDIKNEAEDFWGDLKGQGKDAAEGTKDTLGAAQEQGQGALGDVKGALQNAFGGNGSNALSGPQVSLGQGATPDGGSLGQILSRAGGFTGDDVASAVNGGSKGATILQSPGEGQLFVMKTQGAMPVSGAELEANLVEAQMNGFSSSDAFVHTLTKKGYVVYERPWGELAEAFVKRAAVI
- a CDS encoding DUF1795 domain-containing protein, with protein sequence MSRYESRDVSFDVPRHWEDRTMVAFAATPRPGQSTAPNVVMTRDVLSPEETLVSYADKQLAELGKRLEGFELVDRKERTLGGQPGIELHFTWRAQAGELEQRLAMALGRRRTVFCFNATAAKVDADQMNPLFDRILSTVRFPRPGEEA
- a CDS encoding PAAR domain-containing protein, with product MTTGHLAAKVGSRLAHAAMPLVTPSQAMVAATLGSEVVGPAGLGGAGAASLGAGIGAAPAGTMISIVDMVPILTTGVVATGAADVMLGPGQMAVLAPSLPQPCGPHVAQPIVAGSPSVLVRGMQLVRVGDKTSCGATVCDGVKSVVVGGAAAAPKPVSLNDLAGSLGAVVLGAVLTKTGAVERMNELGAALVEGAEKVSAAADKVTGAVGKTLDKAQAKADKALDKAQGKANAALDKVDTKVNAALDKVTGAVGKTLDKAEAKYEKALDKATGAVTGTIDKATGAVTGTIDKVTGAVDKTLGKTLGAAEKAADKAGAAVDKVAGAAGAALGKVGDLVGSVGGALESILGGALLFGGGK
- a CDS encoding alpha/beta hydrolase, which translates into the protein MLSIVLGTLVALYLLLCWLLYAAQRRIVFPAPTVGRTPAGTFELLRIDGGTPMLFRPPPARGPVVVYFHGNGEQIADSAWLVDLFARAGAGFAAIEYPGYGLARGLGEPSEKALFDAAERGIGHLVEHRGIPRGDLVLAGQSLGTGVAMEMAARGHGARVLLLCPFTSLPDVGARIFPFLPVRLLLQDRFDSAARAAGVNVPVLVVHGTDDELIPVELGKKLVARLPRGRFMAVAGAHHNDLWHFDEVEEEVVPFVLGKRDDAP
- a CDS encoding ATP-dependent Clp protease adaptor ClpS — protein: MANDPKRRRDDTDSDLAVEQKRKVEKAKRWQVVFHNDNYTTKWFVVDVLVRFFHMDETSALSFMLVVHATGRGVAGVYTKDVAETKAKLVQEHAREYGMPLRLTVEPDDD
- a CDS encoding NAD-dependent protein deacetylase; amino-acid sequence: MTSSSSLSASSSSEAEDLAPASRLARLLDGRRIVALAGAGMSTESGIPDYRGPETARRARNPMQARQFLHEPASRARYWARSMNGWPRIAAARPNPAHEALAALERAGRLAGTITQNVDGLHQAAGNERVVELHGALARVRCLGCGVIEPRAALQERLIAENPSYYRWGTALAPDGDADLDHDAFADFHVPVCLGCGGTLKPDVVFFGENVPARVTEAAWALFDEAEALLVVGSSLTVFSGYRFVRRASERGVPVAIVNLGPTRGDEHAALCVDARLGELLPRLVATLGA